One Leptodactylus fuscus isolate aLepFus1 chromosome 11, aLepFus1.hap2, whole genome shotgun sequence genomic window, agaatataactgtatAATCCTGTGCTGTCTCTTGATTCCTGTATTAACCATTGCTATCTCCATAGTTTTCAGGTGATTGGTTTGGCCTCCTAGCAGTATCAAACTGTCCCATGTTTCAAAAAATGAAAAAGGACATGACCCGTCCTATTATTAAATACACATGGGATGGCTATAATATGAAAACCAGCGTGGCTTTCAAATCGTAAGTATCTGTTATGAGATATTGTATAACTATCGCGGTCATTGATGATTTATCAGACAGATACTGATACAATATTTCCTAATCTCTCTTAGAGATAAGGGCTGCCAGCAGATGGATGCCAATCTAGTGACTGTCGCCAATGGGCACTATAAACACGACTCTGGTCAGTATTCTTAGCCCTGTATCATCATTTTACACCTGACATTTTACTACTCCTAGACCAATGTACTGAAACAATCCCTCAGCTGTGCGAACGTGTCAGCTTCTGAATATAAACAATGATTCACTCCattcattgacagcaagcagTGTTCTTAGCTTTATTATAAATGGAGTTAAGTAGTAGTGGGTTGCCATATACCGCTTGCCACTTTTCAGAGTCTTCCTGGGACTAGACAGCTCTTCTCACAGGTTGTTGCTGGTATATACTGGTGTCACTGGTCATCTCATATGACAAtaaatcccatcctttccacaCAGCACAAGGAAATACTGAAATTATCATCACCGGCGCGGACAAGTCATTTGCTATGGAATATAGGAAGATGGTGCATGAGGGAAGTCCTTGCACAACCCTCAATCTGCTAGGTAAGGGATAAAGCGCACTACACAAACGGTTAACCCTGTTCATTAGAAGGGAATTCCTAATCCCAACCATAAGGTGGGCATGGAGAGACCTGGGACCACCATTGAtgttaatgtaatgaatgtatggACATGCAGGCTCCTCCAAACAGACAGACGctctttatatatttttctatgcTCTGACTTTGTATTTGCAATTGGAGCCCATGTGTACATTCCCCTTGCATGTTTACCCACATTGGCACATGGGCCCATACATCTGCCTAGTACTGTAACTGTGTGGTGTAACTGGTTGTAATTGCTCTTCATCCCCAGGGAAAAATGATAAAATGCCAGATGAAGTGAAAAATAGATTCGTAGGTTACATGCATCAATTGGGGCAAAAGGATGAAGACCTGAAAGTTTTCCAGAATGGAGGTATGGAGAACGGACGAATGCAGGGCCTGAACTGGAAGATGTACGGGAGATAGGATTGTAATATGGGAAAATATAGGATTGTAATATGGGGATACATAAGGTATAGGATTGTAATATGGGAGTGTATGGGATATAGGATTGCAATATGGGAATCTACAGGATATAGTATTGTAATGTGAGAATGTATACGATATAGGATTGTAATATAGGGATGTATAGGATATAGGATTGCAACATGGGAATGTAAGGGATATAGGATTGTAATATGGGAAAATATAGGATCTAGGATTGTAATATGGGGATACATAAGATATAGGATTGTAATATGGGAACGTATGGGATATAGGATTGGAATATGGGAATCTACAGGATATAGTATTGTAATGAGAGAATCTATACAATATAGGATTGtaatatggggatgtataggataTAGGATTGCAACATGGGAATGTAAGGGATATAGGATTGTAATATGGGAAAATATAGGATATATGATTGTAATATGGGGATATAAGATTAAAATATGGGAATGTATAGAATATAGGATTGTAATATGGGAATGTATAGGATATAGGTTTTTAATATGAGAATGTATAGGATATAGGATTGTAATATGAGGATGTATAGAATATGGGATTGTAATATGTGAATGTATAAGAGGATACGATTGTAATATGGGAATGAATAGGACATAGGATTGTAATATGGGGATGTACAGAATATAGGATTGTAATATGGAAATGTACTGTATTGGAGGATAGGATTGCAATATGTAATATGGGAATGTATAGGATTGTAATATAGGAATGTATAGGAGGATAGGAttgtaatatgcaaatgtataggATATAGGATTGTAATATAGGAATGTATAGGAGGAAAGGATTGTAATATGGGAATGTATAGGATGTAGGATTGTAATATGGGAATGTATAGGATATAGGATTGtaatatggggatgtatagaatTGTAATATgagaatgtatagtatatagggttTTAATATGGGGATATGTAGGATATAGGATTGTAATATGGGAATGTATAAaactgtaatacagtatatacagtaatacagtataGGATTATGATATGGCAACATATGGGATATAGGATTGAAATACAGGAATGTATAGGATTGTAATATGGGAATGTATAGGATATAGGATTATGCGATAGTACTATACTCGGATACAGGATCTTTGCGATCCCATTTTAGATATGACACTATGGTGTGCGGATGTTCCTCACCCTTCAGAGCTGTTATTCATTATAATGTCTGTTTTTGATATTTTCACAGGGGAATGTGTCCCCAAGTAAAGTCAGGTAAATTTCTATCTGGTTAATCTAACATCTGATAATCCACAAAATCTGATGCTCTAGAATCTGCTCCCGGCACATGACAGCTATTCCTTTTGACCCCTATACACTTGCACCCTCTAAGCTCACCATGTGTGCATGATCTCAGTAAGGATAGGGCAGCTCATctctcaagggggggggggggggaggcacagGAGCTGACATTTTTACATTTAACTTGCCCAGTGCTTCTTTTCACGCCCCCTCCCCAGGTATGGCTGATCATCATGTAatctgtatggccagcttaatgtATAGGAGAAAAAACTAAAATGAATGATTGGGACAGCAGCAGATAGTCGGTGAACATACCAATAGAATATCCCTGTAGGGAGCTAATGGGCCATAGAAGAGAGAGGGCCAGACCCAAGTTGTCCTTTTTCCCTGAACTTTTCTCCTTTCCTGTTAGCAAAAGGAGGAGATAAGGGGGAAAATAGGCAGGAGCATGTCCTAGGGGTATAGAGGGTCAAAGTAGGGTCCCCTGACCTCCAAGTACCCCAATTGATCCATAATCATGTGATAAACCAGAATCCTGCGCACTTCAGCAAGCCTGATATTCTCCTGTATAGATGTATCCCCTTCTTCTCCATTCTATCATATATGTGACGCTTATATTCTCCCGTATAGATGTATCCCCTTCTTCTCCATTCTATCATATATGTGACTCTTAGCTAGCTTCTACCAATATTGACTGTGTGATAGGTGGCTGATCTCAAGAACAATGACCTCTGACCTTCTGCCCTGTTTATGTTTTACAGAGATTTCACCAAGTAAAGCAAATTGCTCACATCCCCCTGAAATTCACACTCCAGCTCTCACTATACCCCCAAATCTTCTCTGATCTATTGTTGAATCAAATAAAACCAAACAAAGCAAAGATATGTCTTGTGTATTATGTACTGagacgctgtatctaagcctatgatgtgtgatacagtctataGAATAACTGTATGTAATCCCATCGTGTGTGATATTGtttgctgagatgtgtatctaatcctatcatgtgtgacacTGACTGCTGGCCTGGGGTATCCAATCCTACCATATCCGATAAGGCGatgtacccagtggcgtaactactgaggcagcaggggtagcagctgccacagggcccgggacattaggttttttttcccctttaccagctggagttactacagccggtaacgggccctattttcttatcgatcctggcactggccgggatcggtaagtgacgctgcgggccccacagacatcattattatactcatgggtcttttcagactcccgagtataatgatcgggggtccaggaaaggtaagcaaacataaaaaaatcgtgttacttacctttccaggcTCCTGGTAGGTTCgagcctacttctggacgctgcctgacatcacatggccgggaagcaggtcccggtcatgtgacatcctggacGTCATTAATgaaggccgacaccaccaaggactgcagggGAGCTGGAGATAGAATATAATAACTGTTCATGGGagcccacagtgggacataatactgtgtgcaggggccactatgggatataatactgtgtgcaggggccactatgggatataatactgtgtgcaggggccactatgggatataatactgtgtgcaggggtcactatgggacataatactgtgtgcaggggtcactatggggtataatactgtgtgcaggggccagtatggagcataatactgtgtgcaggggtcactatgggacataatactgtgtgcaggggtcactatgggatataatactgtgtgcaggggccactatgggacataatactgtgtgcaggggccactatgggatataatactgtgtgcaggggtcactatggggcataatactgtgtgcaggggccactatgggatataatactgtgtgcaggggccactatgggacataatactgtgtgcaggggtcactatgggatataatactgtgtgcaggggccactatgggacataatactgtgtgcaggggccactatgggatataatactgtgtgcaggggtcactatggggcataatactgtgtgcaggggccactatgggacataatactgtgtgcaggggccactatggagcataatactgtgtgcaggggtcactatggggcataatactgtgtgcaggggccactatggggcataatactgtgtgcaggggtcactatggggcataatactgtatgcaggggccactatgggacataatactatgcgcaggggtcactatgggatataatagtgtgtgcaggggccactatgggatataatactgtgtgcaggggccactatgggatataatactgtgtgcagggaccaatatggagcataatactgtatgcaggggccactatgggacatcatactatgcacaggggtcactatgggatataatagtgtgtgcaggggccactatggggcataataccatgtgcaggggccactatgagggataatactgtgtacaaggaccACTACGGAGcataatagagagtgcaggaatgggggggtgtcggtcggggtcttcagcgggcGTCGGTCGGGAAGGgcgagcatgtcaaaagttcgccacggggccccgccggtcctagttacgccactgaatgtacctaatcctatcatgtgtgatactgtgtgatgaggGAGCGTGTCTAATCCTATGATGCATGATAACATCAACTAAACTGGTGTATCTATTCCTATGATATCTGGGACTGTCTGCTGTATTGGTGCAAGGAAAAAATGAGTGAACCATGGTTGCCCTAACACTCTGGGCAAATCTACCCAGAAGAAGACAAAACCCCCACAATGGTGATACCATCTTTCCTATTGGTCCCCTCACCCCTGATTAGACAGATTTCTGTACTGTCCATTTATACATATGTACACTGTATTACAGCAAGAGAATggtaatgagctgcaataccaaccacGGCCACAGGGTATGACGCTGTGCTTTTGAATGGTTGGAAGGGAGAGGACTCCTTAATCCTTTCTGGACTCCTTTTACAGCACGTATCTCCTGATAGAAATAAAGGACTTGGCATGTTAAAACACAAAGTCTCTGATCCTTGAGATCATCTACTGTGGGGGAGAGCAGGAAGGCCGCCATATATAATAGATGGTCGGCCAGCGTCCCTGAAATTGGTGGGTTCAGCCAATGGTCATCTAAAATCTATGCTAGACATAAAATTTGAGTACCCGTATATCCCTAGtgtcacaggcagtatacaggggcgcacagctctgctatatcactaATGTTTGTTAGGTCTGGTGAAAAACAAGAAGAATCTTTACTTTTAGATCTCAGAGATAAAGTTCTGTTTAGTGGTTAATGATTGTGAGCAAATAAAAGGAGAAGTTCAAAGATAAAAGGACAAAGGAAAAGAAACTGCTAGAAATACAGAGGAATCACCCCAAAATAATCTGCTTATTAAGCAAAATATACATGGGGAAGACACACAGAAGACTCAAGAGTATAGAGATCCTAAGAAACTGATtctttatcctgtaccccaagtatcagcctgtcattatcctgtaccccaagtatcagcctgtcattatcctgtaccccaagtgtcagcctgtcattatcctgtaccccaagtatcagcctgtcattatcctgtaccccaagtatcagcctgtcattatcctgtaccccaagtgtcagcctgtcattatcctgtaccgcaagtgtcagcctgtcattatcctgtaccccaagtatcagcctgtcattatcctgtaccccaagtatcagcctgtcattatcctgtaccccaagtatcagcctgtcattatcctgtaccccaagtgtcagcctgtcattatcctgtaccccaagtatcagcctgtcattatcctgtaccccaagtgtc contains:
- the LOC142185501 gene encoding olfactory protein-like, whose translation is MLQFTAAALLLLFIQCQAQDVKVQENFDPVGFSGDWFGLLAVSNCPMFQKMKKDMTRPIIKYTWDGYNMKTSVAFKSDKGCQQMDANLVTVANGHYKHDSAQGNTEIIITGADKSFAMEYRKMVHEGSPCTTLNLLGKNDKMPDEVKNRFVGYMHQLGQKDEDLKVFQNGGMENGRMQGLNWKMYGR